From Phalacrocorax carbo chromosome 8, bPhaCar2.1, whole genome shotgun sequence, a single genomic window includes:
- the FHOD1 gene encoding FH1/FH2 domain-containing protein 1 isoform X5 has translation MSGAVPGGRGSLRLRQLPGAAASPGLRRGGGAGSGGAAARPAPPARGPAAEKLYNSQGPELRRSLFSLKQLFQEDKDLVPEFVNLEGLTCLIKVGAEADQNYQNYILRALSQIMLFVDGMQGVINHNETVQWLYTLSGSPFRLVVKMALKLLLVFVEYTEPNALLLIHAINAVDQARGTCPWSNLMAILEQRNGADTELLVFAMTLINKTLAALPDQDTFYDVTDCLEQQGMERVVQQYLGSKGTDLDLKQQFMLYESSLKLEDDVEELPSGGRKERRRTDEGRRGWRSQGGCLEPSLDAQPLLESSGTPKKQPPSKDTLAVPTPSSLAGPCSSSIYNSASSVRLALGSPSAKKEQLLGPGERSVYKLHQTAPVWQEDAPSLHGDKPILRKFEARFLENLAAAQKEKISSMAKGRLDVLGDAALEHPTALTWDRDSGTPEPGMELPSIRSRLAQLDTTDSCSTISSDTKFMLDMLYAKGSSEPGREKVFPEVLSSPLVQGEVEMNAEGGGGQEQESTWLHGRAPDRPVASAHTKLACAMSSVDAETHTQKLEGTGMMPIKKDVELTWERLEASPMQLKIKDLDFTDLGEEDDFDILDTGPMANGSFLPPSIEAKNAGALMVPPPPPAIPGGPPPPPPAIPGGPPPPPPAIPGDPPPPPPGIPGDPPPPPPAIPGCPPPPPPPPAIPGCPPPPGLPGLSAMDGPSQAKKKRTVKLFWKELKQLNLTVGAGRFGQATLWESLQNVEVNSAKLEHLFESRSKEVPTSKKAIDGKKVVIVLDPKRSNAINIGLTVLPPVHIIKTAVLNFDEFAVNKEGIEKILTMVPTEEEKQKIQEAQLANPDVPLGSAEQFLLALSSISDLTARLQLWAFKLDYESLEQEIAEPLFDLKVGMEQLARNHTFKCILATLLAMGNFLNGSQSRGFELGYLEKVSEVKDTVHRQSLLHHLCQMVVEKFPETTDLYSEIASITRSAKVDFDELANSLVQLERRCRASWDNLKVIAKHETKPVLKSKLTDFLKDSTQRIVVLKVVHRRVLNRFHSFLLYLGYPASAARDVKVTPICKLLREFALEYRTCRERVLQQQKKRAAHRERNKTRGRLITETEKFSGITEATSPPAVVSSGPEEQMEAGHESMKSLLTSPMDTPARRSRGSRGTGHTTPAQGSPAQEDVASSPDDASDEIMDRLVKSVTHNANPRPCANKERRRSRGNRKSLRRTLKSGLSDELVQALGLGQAPGMDV, from the exons ATGTCGGGTGCAGTACCTGGAGGACGCGGATCCCTTCGGCTGCGGCAGCTTCCCGGAGCCGCGGCGAGCCCCGGTTTACGCCGTGGCGGAGGCGCTGGCTCTGGGGGCGCAGCTGCCCGCCCTGCACCGCCTGCTCGGGGCCCCGCTGCCG aGAAGCTGTACAACTCACAGGGGCCAGAGCTGCGGCGATCCCTCTTCTCCCTCAAGCAGCTCTTTCAG GAGGACAAGGACCTGGTGCCAGAGTTTGTGAACCTGGAAGGGTTGACGTGCCTGATCAAAGTGGGGGCAGAGGCTGACCAGAACTACCAGAATTACATCCTTCGGG CCTTGAGCCAGATCATGCTCTTCGTGGATGGGATGCAGGGTGTCATCAACCACAACGAGACTGTCCAGTGGCTGTACACGCTGTCGGGAAGCCCA TTTCGCCTGGTGGTGAAGATGGCGCTTaagctgctgctggtgtttgTGGAATACACGGAGCCCAATGCCCTGCTCCTCATCCATGCCATCAATGCCGTGGACCAGGCGAGAG GCACGTGCCCATGGTCCAACCTGATGGCCATCCTGGAGCAACGCAACGGAGCTGACACGGAACTGCTGGTGTTTGCCATGACGCTGATCAACAAG ACGCTGGCAGCCCTCCCAGACCAGGACACCTTCTACGACGTGACGGACTGCCTGGAGCAGCAGGGCATGGAGCGGGTGGTGCAGCAGTACCTGGGCAGCAAGGGCACTGACCTCGACTTGAAGCAGCAGTTCATGCTCTATGAA AGTTCTCTCAAGCTGGAGGATGATGTGGAAGAGCTGCCCTCGGGGGGACGCAAGGAGCGGAGGAGGACAGATGAGGGCCGGCGTGGGTGGCGATCCCAGGGTGGCTGCCTGGAGCCCAGCCTTGATGCTCAGCCACTGCTGGAGTCTTCTGGCACCCCAAAGAAGCAGCCCCCCAGCAAGGATACCCTGGCTGTCCCCACACCGAGCAGCCTGGCAGG ACCCTGTTCCAGCAGCATCTACAACAGTGCATCCAGCGTGCGGCTGGCCCTGGGCTCCCCCTCAGCTAAGAAGGAGCAGCTCCTAGGCCCAGGCGAGCGCAGTGTCTACAA GCTGCACCAAACTGCTCCTGTCTG GCAGGAGGATGCCCCCTCCTTGCATGGGGACAAGCCTATTTTGAGGAAGTTTGA AGCTCGCTTCTTGGAGaacctggctgcagcccagaaggAGAAGATATCTTCCATGGCGAAAGGACGGCTTGATGTCCTCGGGGATGCTGCGCTGGAGCATCCCACTGCTCTCACATGGGACAGGGACAGTGGCACCCCTGAGCCTGGGATGGAGCTACCCAGCATAA GGTCTCGCCTGGCTCAGCTGGACACCACTGACTCCTGCAGCACCATCTCCTCTGACACCAAGTTTATGCTGGACATGCTCTACGCCAAGGGCTCCTCAGAGCCAGGGAGGGAGAAGGTCTTCCCAGAGGTCCTGTCATCCCCCCTGGTCCAGGGTGAGGTGGAGATGAATGCTGAGGGAGGTGGTGGCCAGGAGCAGGAGAGCACCTGGCTCCATGGCAGGGCTCCAGACAGGCCAGTGGCCAGTGCCCACACAAAGCTGGCGTGTGCTATGTCCAGTGTAGATGCTGAGACCCACACACAGAAGCTGGAGGGTACCGGGATGATGCCCATCAAGAAGGACGTGGAGCTGACATGGGAGCGTCTGGAGGCCAGCCCCATGCAACTGAAGATCAAGGACCTGGACTTTACTGATCTGGGCGAAGAAGATGACTTTGACATCCTGGACACGGGGCCCATGGCCAAtggctccttcctccctcccagcatCGAAGCGAAGAATGCTGGAGCTCTTATGGTTCCCCCTCCACCTCCTGCCATCCCTGGCGGCCCTCCACCTCCACCTCCTGCCATCCCTGGCGGCCCTCCACCTCCACCTCCTGCCATCCCTGGCGACCCTCCACCTCCACCTCCTGGCATCCCTGGCGACCCTCCACCTCCACCTCCTGCCATCCCTGGCTGcccaccacctccacctccacctccTGCCATTCCCGGCTGCCCGCCCCCACCAGGGCTGCCAGGCCTCTCAGCAATGGATGGCCCCTCCCAGGCCAAGAAGAAGAGGACAGTAAAGCTCTTCTGGAAGGAGCTGAAGCAGCTGAATCTCACTGTGGGGGCGGGCAGGTTTGGCCAGGCGACGCTGTGGGAGTCCCTGCAAAACGTTGAGGTCAATTCTGCCAAACTGGAGCATCTCTTTGAGTCACGGTCAAAGGAAGTGCCAACTTCGAAG AAGGCCATTGATGGGAAGAAGGTGGTGATCGTGCTGGACCCCAAGAGGAGCAATGCAATCAACATTGGTCTCACAGTGCTGCCACCTGTCCACATCATCAAGACGGCCGTGCTCAACTTCGACGAGTTTGCAGTCAATAAGGAAGGGATTGAG AAAATCCTGACCATGGTCCCAACcgaggaggagaagcagaagatCCAGGAGGCCCAGCTGGCCAACCCTGATGTGCCCTtgggctctgcagagcagttcCTGCTTGCCCTGTCTTCCATCAGTGACCTCACGGCCAGGCTCCAGCTCTGGGCCTTCAAGCTGGACTACGAGAGCCTGGAGCAG GAGATTGCAGAGCCTCTCTTTGATCTGAAGGTGGGAATGGAGCAGCTGGCCAGAAACCACACCTTCAAGTGCATCCTGGCCACGCTGCTGGCCATGGGCAACTTCTTGAACGGCTCCCAG AGCAGAGGCTTTGAGCTGGGCTACCTGGAGAAGGTCTCGGAAGTGAAGGACACGGTGCACCGGCAGTCCCTGCTCCACCATCTTTGCCAGATGGTGGTAGAGAAGTTCCCAGAAACCACTGACCTCTACTCAGAGATTGCCTCCATCACCCGCTCCGCCAAG GTTGACTTTGATGAGCTGGCCAACAGCCTGGTGCAGCTGGAGCGGAGGTGCAGGGCCTCCTGGGACAACCTGAAAGTGATTGCCAAGCACGAGACCAAGCCAGTGCTGAAGAGCAAGCTGACGGACTTCCTCAAGGACAGCACCCAGCGCATTGTCGTCCTGAAGGTGGTGCACAGGCGCGTCCTCAACAG GTTTCACTCCTTCCTGCTGTACCTGGGGTACCCGGCAAGCGCGGCACGGGACGTGAAGGTGACGCCTATCTGCAAGCTGCTGCGGGAGTTTGCCCTGGAGTACCGCACCTGCCGGGAGCGCgtccttcagcagcagaagaaacgGGCTGCCCACCGCGAGCGCAACAAGACCCGAGGGCGACTCATCACTGAG ACCGAGAAGTTCTCTGGCATCACCGAGGCTACTTCGCCACCTGCCGTGGTGTCCAGTGGCCCCGAGGAGCAGATGGAAGCAGGTCACGAAAGCATGAAAAGCCTGCTGACCTCCCCCATGGACACCCCTGCCCGCCGCAGCCGGGGCAGCCGGG GGACAGGGCACACCACCCCGGCCCAGGGCTCTCCAGCCCAGGAGGACGTTGCCAGCTCCCCAGACGATGCTTCGGATGAAATCATGGACCGGCTGGTGAAATCAGTGACTCACAATGCGAACCCCCGGCCATGCGCGAACAAGGAGCGCAGGAGGTCCCGTGGTAATAGGAAGTCCT TGAGGCGGACGCTGAAGAGTGGGCTCAGCGATGAACTGGTGCAGGCACTGGGCCTGGGGCAGGCACCTGGCATGGACGTTTGA
- the FHOD1 gene encoding FH1/FH2 domain-containing protein 1 isoform X6 has translation MLFVDGMQGVINHNETVQWLYTLSGSPFRLVVKMALKLLLVFVEYTEPNALLLIHAINAVDQARGTCPWSNLMAILEQRNGADTELLVFAMTLINKTLAALPDQDTFYDVTDCLEQQGMERVVQQYLGSKGTDLDLKQQFMLYESSLKLEDDVEELPSGGRKERRRTDEGRRGWRSQGGCLEPSLDAQPLLESSGTPKKQPPSKDTLAVPTPSSLAGPCSSSIYNSASSVRLALGSPSAKKEQLLGPGERSVYKLHQTAPVWQEDAPSLHGDKPILRKFEARFLENLAAAQKEKISSMAKGRLDVLGDAALEHPTALTWDRDSGTPEPGMELPSIRSRLAQLDTTDSCSTISSDTKFMLDMLYAKGSSEPGREKVFPEVLSSPLVQGEVEMNAEGGGGQEQESTWLHGRAPDRPVASAHTKLACAMSSVDAETHTQKLEGTGMMPIKKDVELTWERLEASPMQLKIKDLDFTDLGEEDDFDILDTGPMANGSFLPPSIEAKNAGALMVPPPPPAIPGGPPPPPPAIPGGPPPPPPAIPGDPPPPPPGIPGDPPPPPPAIPGCPPPPPPPPAIPGCPPPPGLPGLSAMDGPSQAKKKRTVKLFWKELKQLNLTVGAGRFGQATLWESLQNVEVNSAKLEHLFESRSKEVPTSKKAIDGKKVVIVLDPKRSNAINIGLTVLPPVHIIKTAVLNFDEFAVNKEGIEKILTMVPTEEEKQKIQEAQLANPDVPLGSAEQFLLALSSISDLTARLQLWAFKLDYESLEQEIAEPLFDLKVGMEQLARNHTFKCILATLLAMGNFLNGSQSRGFELGYLEKVSEVKDTVHRQSLLHHLCQMVVEKFPETTDLYSEIASITRSAKVDFDELANSLVQLERRCRASWDNLKVIAKHETKPVLKSKLTDFLKDSTQRIVVLKVVHRRVLNRFHSFLLYLGYPASAARDVKVTPICKLLREFALEYRTCRERVLQQQKKRAAHRERNKTRGRLITETEKFSGITEATSPPAVVSSGPEEQMEAGHESMKSLLTSPMDTPARRSRGSRGTGHTTPAQGSPAQEDVASSPDDASDEIMDRLVKSVTHNANPRPCANKERRRSRGNRKSLRRTLKSGLSDELVQALGLGQAPGMDV, from the exons ATGCTCTTCGTGGATGGGATGCAGGGTGTCATCAACCACAACGAGACTGTCCAGTGGCTGTACACGCTGTCGGGAAGCCCA TTTCGCCTGGTGGTGAAGATGGCGCTTaagctgctgctggtgtttgTGGAATACACGGAGCCCAATGCCCTGCTCCTCATCCATGCCATCAATGCCGTGGACCAGGCGAGAG GCACGTGCCCATGGTCCAACCTGATGGCCATCCTGGAGCAACGCAACGGAGCTGACACGGAACTGCTGGTGTTTGCCATGACGCTGATCAACAAG ACGCTGGCAGCCCTCCCAGACCAGGACACCTTCTACGACGTGACGGACTGCCTGGAGCAGCAGGGCATGGAGCGGGTGGTGCAGCAGTACCTGGGCAGCAAGGGCACTGACCTCGACTTGAAGCAGCAGTTCATGCTCTATGAA AGTTCTCTCAAGCTGGAGGATGATGTGGAAGAGCTGCCCTCGGGGGGACGCAAGGAGCGGAGGAGGACAGATGAGGGCCGGCGTGGGTGGCGATCCCAGGGTGGCTGCCTGGAGCCCAGCCTTGATGCTCAGCCACTGCTGGAGTCTTCTGGCACCCCAAAGAAGCAGCCCCCCAGCAAGGATACCCTGGCTGTCCCCACACCGAGCAGCCTGGCAGG ACCCTGTTCCAGCAGCATCTACAACAGTGCATCCAGCGTGCGGCTGGCCCTGGGCTCCCCCTCAGCTAAGAAGGAGCAGCTCCTAGGCCCAGGCGAGCGCAGTGTCTACAA GCTGCACCAAACTGCTCCTGTCTG GCAGGAGGATGCCCCCTCCTTGCATGGGGACAAGCCTATTTTGAGGAAGTTTGA AGCTCGCTTCTTGGAGaacctggctgcagcccagaaggAGAAGATATCTTCCATGGCGAAAGGACGGCTTGATGTCCTCGGGGATGCTGCGCTGGAGCATCCCACTGCTCTCACATGGGACAGGGACAGTGGCACCCCTGAGCCTGGGATGGAGCTACCCAGCATAA GGTCTCGCCTGGCTCAGCTGGACACCACTGACTCCTGCAGCACCATCTCCTCTGACACCAAGTTTATGCTGGACATGCTCTACGCCAAGGGCTCCTCAGAGCCAGGGAGGGAGAAGGTCTTCCCAGAGGTCCTGTCATCCCCCCTGGTCCAGGGTGAGGTGGAGATGAATGCTGAGGGAGGTGGTGGCCAGGAGCAGGAGAGCACCTGGCTCCATGGCAGGGCTCCAGACAGGCCAGTGGCCAGTGCCCACACAAAGCTGGCGTGTGCTATGTCCAGTGTAGATGCTGAGACCCACACACAGAAGCTGGAGGGTACCGGGATGATGCCCATCAAGAAGGACGTGGAGCTGACATGGGAGCGTCTGGAGGCCAGCCCCATGCAACTGAAGATCAAGGACCTGGACTTTACTGATCTGGGCGAAGAAGATGACTTTGACATCCTGGACACGGGGCCCATGGCCAAtggctccttcctccctcccagcatCGAAGCGAAGAATGCTGGAGCTCTTATGGTTCCCCCTCCACCTCCTGCCATCCCTGGCGGCCCTCCACCTCCACCTCCTGCCATCCCTGGCGGCCCTCCACCTCCACCTCCTGCCATCCCTGGCGACCCTCCACCTCCACCTCCTGGCATCCCTGGCGACCCTCCACCTCCACCTCCTGCCATCCCTGGCTGcccaccacctccacctccacctccTGCCATTCCCGGCTGCCCGCCCCCACCAGGGCTGCCAGGCCTCTCAGCAATGGATGGCCCCTCCCAGGCCAAGAAGAAGAGGACAGTAAAGCTCTTCTGGAAGGAGCTGAAGCAGCTGAATCTCACTGTGGGGGCGGGCAGGTTTGGCCAGGCGACGCTGTGGGAGTCCCTGCAAAACGTTGAGGTCAATTCTGCCAAACTGGAGCATCTCTTTGAGTCACGGTCAAAGGAAGTGCCAACTTCGAAG AAGGCCATTGATGGGAAGAAGGTGGTGATCGTGCTGGACCCCAAGAGGAGCAATGCAATCAACATTGGTCTCACAGTGCTGCCACCTGTCCACATCATCAAGACGGCCGTGCTCAACTTCGACGAGTTTGCAGTCAATAAGGAAGGGATTGAG AAAATCCTGACCATGGTCCCAACcgaggaggagaagcagaagatCCAGGAGGCCCAGCTGGCCAACCCTGATGTGCCCTtgggctctgcagagcagttcCTGCTTGCCCTGTCTTCCATCAGTGACCTCACGGCCAGGCTCCAGCTCTGGGCCTTCAAGCTGGACTACGAGAGCCTGGAGCAG GAGATTGCAGAGCCTCTCTTTGATCTGAAGGTGGGAATGGAGCAGCTGGCCAGAAACCACACCTTCAAGTGCATCCTGGCCACGCTGCTGGCCATGGGCAACTTCTTGAACGGCTCCCAG AGCAGAGGCTTTGAGCTGGGCTACCTGGAGAAGGTCTCGGAAGTGAAGGACACGGTGCACCGGCAGTCCCTGCTCCACCATCTTTGCCAGATGGTGGTAGAGAAGTTCCCAGAAACCACTGACCTCTACTCAGAGATTGCCTCCATCACCCGCTCCGCCAAG GTTGACTTTGATGAGCTGGCCAACAGCCTGGTGCAGCTGGAGCGGAGGTGCAGGGCCTCCTGGGACAACCTGAAAGTGATTGCCAAGCACGAGACCAAGCCAGTGCTGAAGAGCAAGCTGACGGACTTCCTCAAGGACAGCACCCAGCGCATTGTCGTCCTGAAGGTGGTGCACAGGCGCGTCCTCAACAG GTTTCACTCCTTCCTGCTGTACCTGGGGTACCCGGCAAGCGCGGCACGGGACGTGAAGGTGACGCCTATCTGCAAGCTGCTGCGGGAGTTTGCCCTGGAGTACCGCACCTGCCGGGAGCGCgtccttcagcagcagaagaaacgGGCTGCCCACCGCGAGCGCAACAAGACCCGAGGGCGACTCATCACTGAG ACCGAGAAGTTCTCTGGCATCACCGAGGCTACTTCGCCACCTGCCGTGGTGTCCAGTGGCCCCGAGGAGCAGATGGAAGCAGGTCACGAAAGCATGAAAAGCCTGCTGACCTCCCCCATGGACACCCCTGCCCGCCGCAGCCGGGGCAGCCGGG GGACAGGGCACACCACCCCGGCCCAGGGCTCTCCAGCCCAGGAGGACGTTGCCAGCTCCCCAGACGATGCTTCGGATGAAATCATGGACCGGCTGGTGAAATCAGTGACTCACAATGCGAACCCCCGGCCATGCGCGAACAAGGAGCGCAGGAGGTCCCGTGGTAATAGGAAGTCCT TGAGGCGGACGCTGAAGAGTGGGCTCAGCGATGAACTGGTGCAGGCACTGGGCCTGGGGCAGGCACCTGGCATGGACGTTTGA